The Nitrospira sp. KM1 genome includes a window with the following:
- a CDS encoding multiheme c-type cytochrome, with protein sequence MSLRHWWQIFAACALLVGVAALMLSRQSPLSISHDVPTDSAPSRYVGGTMCSSCHQEQYDLWKKSDHALAMQKADEKSVLGNFQNATFRKDGVTSTFFMRNDRYVVTTDGPDGRLHEYPIAYTFGVDPLQQYLVEFDKGRYQALSIAWDTRPASAGGQRWFHLYPKEKIDHQDILHWTGPLQNWNFMCADCHSTNLKKNYRSPDDRFETSFSDINVSCEACHGPGSRHVEWAKDARAPYASESASKGLVVELKDASQGTWSTASGESIAKRIPPLLQRKETETCARCHSRRAQIQDDYEPGQSVEQAYRVSLLDEGRYHADGQMLDEVYEYGSFLQSKMYQAGITCSNCHDPHTSKLRKTGNALCAQCHVPAVYDSPKHHFHDGRKGSAECVSCHMSGRTYMEVDTRRDHGFRIPRPDLSVKLGTPNACNQCHSDKTPQWAEKAVRARYGATRQSGWHYAEAIHAGRTSRPDAESQLVRTVKDAHLAPIVRATALSLLPRYLGIDSFPTVERSFKDSDPLVRRAAAAALAVLDPRQRSALGLPLLDDPIRTVRLEAVSNLAALSRDTFTARQYSSLETAMGEYRQTQAYNADRAEAHLNLGALDAMSGRVAQAESEYLLAIRQEPRFIPAYINLADLYRQQGQEGKVEEILKKALIQEADDGDVHEAMGLSLVRRSRLHDAIPILKRAWQLRVDRSRYGYTYAVALHEAGLKAEALSVLKQVHERHRADRDVLAALAQYQQEAGDRKGAVNSARKLVELSPSEEGARRLLNALEKQPS encoded by the coding sequence GTGTCGTTACGACACTGGTGGCAGATCTTCGCTGCCTGTGCGTTGTTGGTCGGTGTGGCCGCGCTCATGCTCAGCCGGCAGTCTCCTCTGTCCATTTCCCATGATGTTCCGACAGATTCTGCTCCATCGAGATATGTCGGCGGAACAATGTGCAGCAGCTGTCACCAGGAGCAATATGATTTATGGAAAAAGTCAGACCATGCCCTTGCTATGCAAAAAGCGGATGAGAAAAGCGTGTTGGGCAATTTCCAGAATGCCACCTTCAGAAAAGATGGTGTGACATCAACCTTTTTCATGAGGAACGACCGATATGTGGTCACCACGGACGGTCCGGATGGCCGACTGCACGAGTATCCGATCGCCTATACGTTCGGTGTCGATCCACTCCAGCAATACCTGGTCGAATTCGACAAGGGGCGCTATCAGGCGTTGAGCATCGCCTGGGACACCCGTCCGGCCTCAGCGGGTGGTCAACGGTGGTTCCACCTGTATCCCAAGGAAAAAATCGACCATCAGGACATCCTGCATTGGACCGGGCCGCTGCAGAATTGGAATTTCATGTGCGCCGACTGTCACTCGACCAATCTCAAGAAAAATTACCGTTCGCCCGATGATCGATTCGAAACGTCGTTCTCGGACATCAACGTGTCGTGCGAGGCTTGTCATGGTCCAGGCTCGAGACATGTGGAATGGGCGAAGGATGCGCGTGCTCCGTATGCGAGCGAATCGGCATCAAAAGGGTTGGTCGTGGAACTGAAGGATGCCTCGCAAGGGACGTGGTCTACGGCCTCCGGGGAATCGATTGCAAAACGAATCCCTCCGCTGCTTCAACGCAAGGAGACTGAAACCTGTGCGCGCTGTCATTCACGCCGGGCCCAAATTCAGGATGATTACGAGCCGGGACAGTCGGTCGAGCAAGCCTATCGCGTGAGTCTGCTGGACGAAGGCCGCTACCATGCTGACGGGCAGATGCTGGACGAAGTCTACGAATACGGCTCGTTCTTGCAGAGCAAAATGTATCAGGCCGGCATCACGTGTTCCAATTGTCACGATCCTCATACGTCGAAGTTGCGAAAGACCGGCAACGCCCTGTGCGCGCAATGTCATGTGCCGGCTGTCTACGATAGTCCCAAACATCATTTCCACGACGGACGGAAGGGCTCCGCTGAGTGCGTGTCCTGCCATATGTCTGGGCGGACCTACATGGAGGTCGACACACGTCGTGATCATGGCTTCCGTATTCCGAGGCCGGACTTGTCCGTCAAGCTGGGCACACCGAATGCCTGCAACCAATGCCATAGCGACAAAACGCCGCAATGGGCTGAGAAAGCGGTCCGAGCCCGATACGGAGCGACGCGTCAATCAGGCTGGCATTATGCGGAGGCCATCCATGCCGGGCGAACGTCGCGGCCTGATGCCGAAAGCCAGCTGGTCCGGACCGTCAAGGACGCGCACCTGGCGCCCATCGTGCGAGCGACGGCCCTGAGTCTCTTGCCTCGCTACCTGGGAATCGACTCATTTCCCACTGTCGAACGGAGTTTCAAGGATTCGGATCCGCTCGTGCGTCGCGCAGCGGCGGCTGCGCTGGCTGTTCTCGATCCTCGGCAACGGAGCGCATTGGGCCTTCCGCTCCTCGATGATCCGATACGGACCGTTCGTTTGGAGGCCGTTTCGAATCTGGCTGCTCTTTCCCGAGACACGTTCACGGCGCGGCAATACTCTTCGCTGGAGACCGCGATGGGCGAGTACCGGCAGACACAAGCATACAACGCTGACCGCGCCGAAGCTCATCTCAACCTGGGGGCGCTCGATGCCATGTCAGGACGCGTGGCTCAGGCCGAATCGGAATATCTCCTCGCGATACGACAGGAGCCCCGGTTCATCCCTGCCTATATCAATCTTGCAGATCTGTACCGGCAGCAAGGGCAGGAGGGCAAGGTTGAAGAAATCTTGAAGAAGGCGTTAATACAGGAGGCCGACGACGGCGACGTTCATGAGGCGATGGGGCTGTCATTGGTGCGCAGGAGCCGGTTGCACGATGCCATTCCGATCTTGAAGCGGGCCTGGCAGCTACGCGTGGATCGTTCACGCTATGGATACACGTATGCGGTGGCGCTGCATGAGGCCGGACTAAAGGCCGAGGCGCTGTCTGTCTTGAAGCAGGTCCATGAACGGCATCGTGCAGATCGCGACGTGTTGGCGGCTTTGGCGCAATATCAGCAAGAAGCTGGTGATCGCAAAGGAGCCGTGAATTCGGCGCGCAAGCTGGTCGAGCTGTCTCCTTCAGAGGAAGGCGCCCGTCGTCTCCTCAATGCACTGGAGAAACAACCATCATAA
- a CDS encoding BON domain-containing protein codes for MAEAAQSELSPRTIAQDDLQKIHVHEALVAAHGISGLTLSVYVFMAKVFVVGHVDTHEQIESVLKTARQVAGVRSADGYLPLKDGQASDATVGGLTSDATMKAHIISALAVTPGVVNSRIHVEVLDGHVVLLGVVSGQEEQFKAGRAAVVEGVKDVTNWLLLPESRYMSIRRKVL; via the coding sequence ATGGCTGAAGCGGCTCAGAGCGAGCTCAGTCCACGGACGATCGCACAAGACGACCTGCAGAAGATTCATGTTCATGAGGCATTGGTAGCCGCTCATGGCATCTCGGGGCTCACGTTATCGGTGTACGTGTTTATGGCGAAGGTCTTCGTGGTCGGTCATGTGGACACACACGAGCAAATCGAGTCTGTCCTTAAGACCGCTCGACAGGTTGCAGGAGTTCGTTCTGCGGACGGGTATCTGCCGCTGAAGGACGGCCAAGCAAGTGATGCGACGGTGGGCGGATTGACTTCGGATGCGACAATGAAGGCGCATATTATATCCGCCCTCGCGGTCACGCCTGGTGTCGTCAATAGTCGTATTCATGTTGAAGTGCTGGATGGACATGTCGTGCTGCTGGGAGTCGTATCCGGGCAAGAGGAGCAATTCAAAGCCGGACGGGCAGCGGTCGTGGAAGGAGTGAAGGACGTCACGAACTGGCTTCTGTTGCCGGAATCCCGGTATATGTCAATCAGGCGAAAGGTGTTGTGA
- a CDS encoding HAD family phosphatase — MKPVNVYVLCVLALTLAWPLDIARAMEEPLPSWNNGPVKKSIISFVERVTTEGSADFVWPSERIAVFDNDGTLWAEQPVYFQLQFAFDRVKALAPKHPEWNKNPALKPLLAGNMKGFLAGGEKALGEVMAVTHAGMTTAEFKQIVTEWMMTAKHPRFQKAYNEVVYQPMIELLHYMRANGFKTFIVSGGGVEFMRAWVEKVYGVPPEQVVGSMGKQKFELRNGKPVLVKLPGVDFINDKDGKPIGIQRFIGRVPIFAFGNSDGDHQMLQWTAAGPGARFMGLVHHTDAEREWAYDRKSHIGKLDKALDEAVERRWTIVDMKQDWNRLFPFEP, encoded by the coding sequence ATGAAACCAGTCAACGTATATGTGCTGTGTGTTCTTGCACTGACGCTGGCATGGCCACTGGATATCGCACGAGCGATGGAGGAGCCGCTTCCATCGTGGAACAATGGACCGGTCAAGAAAAGCATCATCAGTTTTGTTGAGAGAGTGACGACCGAAGGTAGCGCGGATTTCGTCTGGCCGTCGGAACGCATTGCGGTGTTCGACAATGATGGGACGCTTTGGGCAGAGCAACCGGTTTACTTTCAGCTGCAATTCGCCTTCGATCGTGTCAAGGCGCTGGCGCCGAAGCACCCTGAGTGGAACAAGAATCCGGCGCTTAAGCCATTGCTCGCCGGAAATATGAAGGGATTTCTTGCAGGAGGCGAGAAGGCGTTGGGAGAGGTCATGGCGGTGACACACGCCGGAATGACCACCGCGGAGTTTAAACAGATCGTGACTGAATGGATGATGACGGCCAAGCATCCCAGGTTTCAGAAAGCCTATAACGAGGTGGTGTATCAGCCGATGATCGAACTGCTGCACTACATGCGAGCCAATGGATTCAAGACGTTTATCGTCTCCGGCGGCGGGGTCGAATTCATGAGGGCCTGGGTCGAAAAAGTGTACGGAGTTCCTCCGGAGCAGGTTGTCGGCAGCATGGGCAAGCAGAAGTTTGAGCTGCGGAATGGCAAGCCGGTGTTAGTGAAATTGCCGGGGGTGGACTTCATCAATGATAAAGACGGAAAGCCGATTGGCATTCAACGGTTCATCGGACGCGTCCCGATCTTTGCGTTCGGCAACTCTGACGGAGATCATCAGATGCTGCAATGGACGGCGGCGGGGCCGGGAGCCAGATTCATGGGACTCGTGCACCATACGGATGCCGAACGGGAGTGGGCCTACGATCGGAAGTCGCATATCGGAAAACTCGATAAAGCACTTGATGAAGCCGTCGAAAGGCGATGGACGATAGTGGATATGAAACAGGATTGGAACCGACTCTTTCCGTTCGAGCCATGA
- a CDS encoding sigma-54 dependent transcriptional regulator, translated as MRARILIIDDDPDIVLALENRVTWMGHEPLVAGNGKDGVRMIEQEHPDLVLLDIELPHMSGLDILKQVKTLSDAGRSNETDTEGGSSYTSPMVIMLTAFGTIERAVQAMHLGAFDFIPKPFTADHLTVVINKALAAISLRRRICVLQHEVDDQYGSIIGDNAKLTTQLKIARQAAAMDVIVLVLGETGTGKEVVARAVHGWSPRKDKPFVPVNCAAIPKDLLENELFGHERGAFTGAVKREAGKIEVAEGGTLFLDEIGDMSLSMQSHLLRVLQDKEFYRVGGTQAVRTDVRYVAATNKDLKQAIKLGTFREDLYYRLDVISVTLPPLRDRMGDVPALAKYFLRRAASRFGTQKQASLSDAALRMLSGYSWPGNIRELENILMRAYILSPGGLIEPEHLNLSNTASAQPSGDSVPAPSPYYHDMMEAYSRRVIEEALKRNEWNQTKASEELGLQRTYFTKLIRQKNIAGRPPKQLPDTN; from the coding sequence ATGCGTGCACGTATCCTCATCATCGACGACGATCCGGATATCGTTCTTGCTCTCGAAAATCGCGTGACGTGGATGGGCCATGAGCCCCTCGTAGCCGGCAATGGCAAGGACGGCGTCCGGATGATCGAGCAAGAGCATCCCGATCTCGTTCTCCTCGACATCGAACTTCCACATATGTCCGGGCTTGATATTCTCAAACAGGTCAAGACCCTGTCCGATGCCGGGCGGTCCAACGAGACTGACACGGAAGGCGGATCCAGTTACACCTCGCCAATGGTCATCATGCTCACGGCGTTTGGAACCATCGAGCGCGCCGTGCAGGCCATGCATCTGGGAGCCTTTGACTTCATCCCGAAACCCTTTACCGCCGACCATCTCACCGTCGTGATCAACAAGGCGTTGGCGGCCATTTCGCTTCGGCGACGCATCTGCGTGCTGCAGCATGAAGTCGACGATCAGTATGGTTCGATCATTGGGGATAACGCCAAGCTCACGACCCAATTGAAGATTGCCAGGCAGGCGGCTGCGATGGACGTGATCGTGCTCGTTCTCGGCGAGACCGGAACCGGCAAGGAGGTCGTCGCACGGGCCGTCCATGGATGGAGTCCTCGCAAGGATAAGCCATTCGTTCCCGTGAATTGCGCCGCAATCCCAAAAGATCTGCTCGAAAACGAACTGTTCGGTCACGAGCGGGGCGCATTTACCGGCGCCGTCAAGCGTGAAGCCGGGAAGATTGAAGTGGCGGAAGGCGGAACGCTGTTTCTTGATGAGATCGGCGACATGTCGCTCTCGATGCAAAGCCATCTCTTGAGAGTGCTTCAGGATAAGGAATTCTATCGCGTCGGCGGCACTCAGGCTGTGCGTACCGATGTCCGCTATGTCGCGGCCACGAACAAGGATCTGAAACAGGCGATCAAGCTGGGAACGTTCCGAGAGGATCTCTATTACCGGTTGGACGTCATCAGCGTCACACTGCCGCCGCTCCGCGACAGAATGGGCGATGTACCCGCATTGGCCAAATATTTTCTCCGTCGAGCGGCCTCACGCTTCGGCACTCAGAAACAAGCCTCCCTGAGCGACGCCGCACTCAGAATGCTCAGTGGCTACAGCTGGCCCGGCAATATTCGGGAGTTGGAGAATATCCTCATGCGGGCCTATATCTTGTCTCCCGGAGGATTGATCGAGCCGGAACACCTCAACCTGTCGAACACAGCGTCCGCTCAGCCCTCTGGCGACAGCGTCCCTGCGCCGTCTCCGTATTATCACGACATGATGGAAGCCTATAGCCGGAGGGTCATTGAGGAGGCACTGAAGAGAAATGAATGGAATCAGACGAAGGCTTCTGAAGAGCTCGGTCTCCAGCGTACCTATTTCACCAAACTCATCCGTCAAAAAAACATCGCAGGGCGGCCGCCGAAACAATTGCCGGACACGAATTGA
- a CDS encoding DUF4136 domain-containing protein: protein MMNRLGVTWFVACLALSLSACANIDVKTDHDPTVDFAKFQTYAFAGLTEIDKTGVYDNSLMRKRIEAGLSRELEKKGFRRVELADHPDLRVHYWVGIKEKQRIESTGGYYGGMYGWRGGYGWGAGYGGGVQSYDYNEGTLIVDLVEPVKNELVWRATMVAPLEDTTDENLELGRKALEKAFEEYPPKKPSP from the coding sequence ATGATGAACCGCCTTGGCGTGACGTGGTTCGTGGCCTGTCTGGCGTTGAGTCTGTCTGCATGCGCGAATATCGACGTGAAGACCGACCATGATCCGACAGTCGATTTTGCGAAATTTCAGACCTATGCCTTTGCCGGGCTGACGGAAATTGACAAGACCGGAGTATACGACAACTCGTTGATGCGAAAGCGTATCGAGGCCGGGCTGTCTCGAGAGCTTGAGAAAAAGGGATTTCGTCGTGTAGAGCTGGCCGATCATCCTGACCTTCGTGTGCATTATTGGGTGGGCATCAAAGAAAAACAACGTATCGAAAGCACCGGCGGCTATTACGGCGGGATGTACGGTTGGCGCGGCGGATATGGATGGGGAGCGGGGTACGGAGGCGGTGTCCAGAGCTACGATTATAACGAGGGCACATTGATCGTCGATCTGGTGGAACCGGTGAAGAACGAGCTGGTCTGGCGGGCGACGATGGTGGCGCCGTTGGAGGATACGACCGACGAAAATCTGGAGCTGGGACGGAAGGCGCTCGAAAAAGCATTCGAAGAGTATCCACCGAAGAAGCCGTCTCCATAA
- a CDS encoding endonuclease/exonuclease/phosphatase family protein yields MRTTVSSLRDHPCVLLLLVPVLWGSAFGCSESIRVAMREPAGKPMPQVKVLTYNTLHGLEPGGLTVKASESKEVHQARLDLQFRQLSVIKPDVMLLQEVNPLPEMAETYVSALQGLGLQYTEVHQVDACGVRLAPGLAVVPGLNNGLAVLVKAPLRLRKVEGLKLSGGFGRCDDYMGLQTGELRYALIAEVENPETGKKLLAVSLHLHSGIERNAFFIRKINEAVEQGRVKREDFEGIVGAIEQDQARRLGEIRLLIEEIQKLQAGDIYLGAIIGGDFNFEPDDPEYKELERAGLKDTYMIAHPETDIYTLDPQRNVIAEQGSREVPSALRNAMRRLPESQQQTILEGYQKGIGQARRVDFLFLMTKPSSTLKGCFQQELFGLPDIVTVQPGSDHFGVLDTYIADAVQCGQK; encoded by the coding sequence GTGCGCACGACGGTTTCTTCACTGCGGGATCATCCGTGTGTCCTTCTCCTTCTCGTCCCCGTGTTATGGGGATCGGCCTTCGGCTGTTCGGAATCTATCCGGGTTGCCATGCGGGAGCCTGCCGGCAAGCCGATGCCGCAGGTTAAGGTGCTGACGTATAACACGCTGCATGGTCTTGAACCCGGCGGACTCACCGTCAAAGCCAGCGAATCCAAAGAAGTTCATCAGGCGCGTCTCGATCTTCAATTTCGGCAACTCTCCGTAATCAAACCGGATGTGATGCTTCTTCAAGAAGTCAATCCTTTGCCTGAAATGGCTGAGACCTACGTCTCGGCATTACAGGGATTAGGACTGCAATACACTGAAGTCCATCAGGTCGATGCCTGCGGGGTTCGTCTGGCCCCAGGGCTGGCAGTGGTGCCCGGATTGAATAATGGTCTGGCTGTGCTCGTGAAAGCACCCCTACGGTTACGAAAAGTCGAGGGGCTCAAACTAAGTGGAGGATTTGGACGATGCGACGACTATATGGGGCTGCAAACGGGGGAACTGCGCTACGCGCTGATTGCGGAGGTGGAAAATCCTGAAACCGGCAAGAAGCTCCTCGCTGTCAGCCTCCATCTGCACTCCGGGATCGAACGGAATGCCTTTTTCATCCGTAAGATCAACGAAGCCGTGGAACAGGGTCGTGTCAAACGAGAGGACTTCGAAGGGATCGTCGGGGCCATAGAGCAGGATCAGGCACGGCGTCTCGGTGAAATTCGCCTGCTCATCGAGGAGATTCAGAAACTACAGGCCGGAGACATCTACCTCGGAGCCATTATCGGTGGAGATTTCAATTTTGAACCGGATGATCCGGAGTACAAAGAACTGGAGCGCGCGGGTCTCAAGGACACCTACATGATCGCTCATCCGGAGACCGATATCTACACCCTGGATCCACAGCGAAACGTGATTGCCGAACAGGGCTCGCGGGAAGTGCCGTCCGCACTGCGCAATGCCATGAGACGTCTGCCGGAGAGCCAACAACAAACGATTCTTGAAGGCTATCAAAAGGGGATCGGTCAGGCGAGGCGGGTGGATTTTCTCTTTCTCATGACGAAACCGTCCAGCACCCTGAAAGGCTGCTTTCAACAGGAACTATTCGGCCTGCCTGATATCGTGACGGTTCAACCGGGATCGGACCATTTTGGCGTTCTCGATACATATATCGCAGATGCCGTGCAGTGCGGACAGAAATAA
- a CDS encoding outer membrane protein, whose translation MNHSPLHSNQSWWMEASVVCLAGAVTLGAFSFTQAAESMPARSEPLSQAEQPVSQTSQTKLDQEVRYEYVLVHPSEGYLAGFAGYTFGGTFDAEGIGALNGANFGNHNLADSVVYGAKAGGFFPQSLSWLGIEGEIFNTTPHVEQQGTSPGSHMRVTTFALNAIARAQLGCTTLHDRTEAVTERFVIRYEREFCRLQPYAGVGLGIFWVNMSNAAFTAHQNFVPGLNVLGGIRYYFTERIAMFTEYKYNRATFDFSGPAGLSGFQGVYSVNHIVGGLSYHY comes from the coding sequence ATGAATCACTCGCCGTTGCATAGCAATCAGAGCTGGTGGATGGAAGCGTCCGTCGTGTGCCTTGCGGGTGCGGTAACGCTGGGAGCATTCTCATTCACGCAGGCCGCCGAATCCATGCCGGCAAGATCTGAGCCGCTCTCGCAGGCAGAACAGCCTGTTTCGCAGACATCCCAAACCAAGCTGGATCAAGAGGTCAGGTACGAGTATGTGCTTGTGCACCCCAGCGAGGGATATCTGGCAGGATTCGCGGGATATACATTCGGCGGAACATTCGATGCCGAGGGCATTGGGGCCCTCAACGGCGCCAATTTTGGAAACCACAACCTGGCCGATTCCGTCGTCTATGGCGCAAAAGCAGGTGGGTTTTTCCCGCAGAGTCTGAGCTGGCTGGGGATTGAAGGAGAGATCTTCAACACCACTCCGCATGTGGAGCAACAGGGGACCTCGCCCGGAAGTCACATGCGGGTGACGACATTTGCGCTGAATGCGATCGCCAGGGCGCAGTTGGGTTGCACAACTCTTCATGATCGGACGGAGGCGGTCACGGAACGATTTGTGATCCGATACGAACGGGAATTCTGCCGACTTCAGCCCTATGCCGGGGTGGGCTTGGGAATCTTCTGGGTCAACATGTCGAACGCTGCGTTCACTGCCCACCAAAATTTCGTGCCAGGACTCAATGTACTCGGTGGAATTCGCTATTATTTCACGGAGCGAATCGCCATGTTCACCGAATATAAGTACAACCGCGCGACATTCGATTTCTCCGGTCCGGCCGGTCTTTCGGGTTTTCAAGGGGTCTATAGCGTCAACCACATCGTCGGGGGACTGTCCTACCATTACTGA
- a CDS encoding lipid-binding SYLF domain-containing protein: protein MTASSTWSRSAVCVLATIASLVTVFAPAPSMAVSEQQQLVEKAKLTAEAFGADPNQRDDIRQAVKDVKGVFIVPQLFRGAFIFGGTGGGGILLVKDEKTGEWSQPAFYNIAAVSFGLQAGADTSELIILVRTQKGLEEFYRSDFKLGAEAGISAGPVGGSTAVEGVAADLISFGRTKGVFAGMALNGAAIAASDDSNQAYYGKAARPTDILVQKTVNNPASKDLRAAVAELLDKGKK, encoded by the coding sequence ATGACTGCATCAAGTACCTGGTCAAGGTCCGCCGTGTGCGTGTTGGCGACAATAGCAAGCCTGGTTACTGTGTTCGCGCCTGCGCCGTCGATGGCGGTCAGCGAACAACAACAGCTTGTCGAGAAAGCCAAATTGACGGCGGAGGCATTCGGGGCCGACCCCAACCAACGGGACGATATCCGTCAGGCGGTCAAAGACGTCAAGGGCGTCTTTATTGTCCCTCAACTGTTCCGCGGAGCCTTCATCTTTGGTGGGACGGGTGGAGGCGGGATTCTCCTCGTCAAAGATGAAAAAACCGGTGAATGGTCGCAGCCGGCCTTCTATAACATTGCGGCGGTCAGCTTTGGCCTCCAGGCTGGAGCCGACACCTCTGAATTGATCATCCTGGTTCGGACTCAAAAGGGATTGGAGGAATTTTATCGCTCAGATTTCAAGCTTGGCGCTGAAGCGGGGATTTCTGCCGGTCCGGTGGGAGGCAGCACTGCAGTGGAGGGAGTGGCGGCGGATCTGATCTCTTTCGGAAGGACCAAAGGGGTTTTCGCTGGAATGGCACTGAACGGCGCCGCCATCGCCGCCTCCGATGATTCCAACCAAGCCTATTACGGAAAGGCGGCCCGCCCGACCGACATCCTGGTGCAGAAGACCGTCAACAATCCGGCTTCCAAAGACCTGCGTGCTGCTGTGGCGGAATTGCTGGATAAGGGCAAAAAGTAG